From Aegilops tauschii subsp. strangulata cultivar AL8/78 chromosome 5, Aet v6.0, whole genome shotgun sequence:
ttcagttatggacttgttttgctccggcgtttatttgcactggtcgccaactttgacaaccagtgtatatgatatgctgctttgttccctatatttgcactggtggtgaactttgatgcccagtggatgtaatatgtgtaatagccgtgatagcctagcgtaagttgcttggttatttatttccttgttgtcttgtttatttgtttgcttgtagttgtgcagttcttttttcgcggtttgctagtggccacaataacctatttttttaaaactaggccacaataaccatgggctacatatttactgtagttaccatgggcctcctacgggtcgtagaaacaatgggccttctaagggccgtagaaataatgggccttctacgggtcgtagcatcaatgggccttctacgtgccgtatgatcaataggccaaacatgggccaataatagaccacattatgggtcgtaaacgggctagatttggaatcgtccattcatgggccgtcattaatcggccgaatttgatgacgctatgaaaacggcccaacggattaacgggctgCAAACGGTCtgattgtaaccacgggctgaatttggcccacaagcagaaaatgccagtaacgggccgtaagtaaccaaatgctggatatgagcccaagaataaatgggtcctaagaaggccgaaagataacacaggttggaaacggcccaatggaataatgggccgttaatgggtataaagcggtacactgttcattgcgggccagattcaccacgggccgttaatgggtcaagagttacaaatggcctcgtattggccgaaagatatcatgggccatacatgggccggaagttacaatgggctggaatcatattggaaggCCCGGATGaggctactgggcttaattctgataggtcgtaacgggtcgtgagttagcgggccgtaaatgggctatatacgaataggccgttaacaggctttccgtgggtcggcccgttaccttttgaccaagtcaaacggggcgtccttttcaccgaaatgggcctctattgggtcgtgccacgtgtcgacgtatcataggcgcctcctgtccaatgaatggatgacatctatcccaacggtgagccaacacgtgtttcctccggccaatgagaattttacacgtggaaaatcctcattggtccggcctgttagcgggttatcggatccaaaaccggacccgatagcttaacgacgacccgttacagtggatgccacgtgtcggtcacccttgacgaaagcactcccatgacgcgccatttatcgtcatggaagtggacacttccgtgatgataattttggtaatgtcatggaacacttctacgacagcacaggtatgactatcttgattctgtcataaaatcgtcatggatgtacatgcatgacagaaaacgtgacctactgtgacaaacacgtatcatcacggaagtgtattttttttgtagtgctcctgcgatgcattatctatcacattacgtgatagacccttagtaaaaggatctgccagatttttagatgtttggatataatccaatgcaataactccggagtttctcatttttctgacagactttaaccttctctgaacgtgtcttgacgacttcatgttatcctttgagctactcactttcgtgatcacagtttgattgtcgcagttcataaggatacccggtacaggtttctcaacaaccggcaagtcattcaagagccggtgaagccaatctgcttcgagcgtagctgtatctagtgttgtgagttctgcttccattgttgaccttgttaagatggtctgcttgcaagacttccaagaaacagcgccacctccatgattgaatacatatccgctcgtggcctttatctcatcagcatctaagatccagtttgagtcactatacccttcaagcacctttgggtgcccagtgtagtgaattccatagttcgcagtgcctttcaaataacgcaaaactctctctagagctttccagtgcacatctcctggttttgagacaaaccggctcagtttgcTAATAGCAAAAGAGATGTCAAGTCTTGTAGCACTGGTTaaatacataagcgagccaataatctaaGGATATTTCAATTGgtctctagcaattcttcgattctttcgaagtaacacactggcatcatatggtgttggagagggcttgcagtcactataACCAAAGCGACTtaagatcttttccacatagtgagattgaagcaatgtaatcccaccatcatcgtctctcaacaacttgatgttcagaatgacatcagccactcctaaatccttcatctcaaaacaacgagataggaaatccttgacctccttaataacattcagatttgttccaaaaatcagtatgtcatcaacatacaagcaaagaataactccctcgcccccaccatggcgatagtacacacgtTTATCAGCTTCGTTTACAATGAAGCCTGTagctgttaaagttctttcaaacttctcatgccattgcttgggtgcttgcttaagtccatacaaagacttcagcaacttccacacttttccttcctgaccatctagtacaaacccatctggttgttccatgtaaatttcctcatccaactctccatttaggaaagcagtcttaacatccatttgatggacgagaagaccatgtgaggcaactagtgaaagtagaactcgaatagtggtcagtcgagccacaggtgagtaggtatcaaagaagtcttcaccttccttttgggtataacccttggccATGAGCCGCGCCTTGTCCTTTTCgatagtaccatcaggcctaagcttcttcttgaatacccatttgcaccctataggtttgcacccataaggacgctCAGTTATGTCCCAAGTTTCATttgccaagatggaatccatctcactacggaccgcttccttccagtagtcagcatcttcagatgcataggcctctgaaatagaactgagagtgtcatctatgagatacacaagaaaatcatcaccaaaggactttgcagtcctctgtctcttgctcctagtaggaacttcattgttctcctccacaggattttcaaagtgttccatcgaaaGGGCAGGTTTAGTAATTGTAACTGGTTCCTGGttcgatgaactaggcatctcctgattagatgaggtagccatatccttcatgggaaagatatcttcaaagaaagtcgcatcattcgactccatgatcataccgacatgcatgtcaggtacctcagattttacaaccaagaacctataaccaatgctatgaaaagcatatcccaggaaaacacaatccaccgtttttggtccaagcttgcgcttctttggaattggcacattgactttcgccaaacaaccccaggttcgtagataagagagctttaaccttttcttctcccattcctcgaatggagttatctctttgttctttgtgggaactcagtttaggacatgacatgatgtcaatatcgcctcccccaccatgcctggagagacccgatgtgtctaacatggcgttaaccaaatcagttagagtatggttctttctttcggccaccccatttgactgaggtgaatagggaggcgtcctctcatgtaTTATACCATGCTCCGCACAAAAGGAATCAAATTCATTTGataaatactctccaccacgatcggacctaagcctcttgatctttcgatcaagttggttttccgctttagctttatagatcttgaaatagttcaaagcctcatccttagatttcagaagatacacatggcagtatctagtggagtcatcaattaaTGTCAtaaaatatttctttccaccttttgtcaacacaccattcatttcacaaagatctgaatgtatgagctctagtggtgcaagatttctcgtttccgcagtcgtatgagacttacgaggttgcttagcttgcacacacacttgacacttagatcccttgacagtggtgaaactagggattaagttcaacttcgctaatcgcgacatgcaaccaaagttaacatgacaaagacgtgaatgccacacatttgattcactattattgcaaacatgattaacaactttattgcaaacgtctaacaaggataaacgaaacaggcctcctgactcatagcctttaccaacaaaggttccatacttggatattgcaaatttattcgactcaaagacaagcttgtagccatctctacacagaagagatccgctaacaagatttttattgacggaggggacataatgcatGTTCTTCAGCCGCAtgatcttccccgaagtaaactttagatcgaccgtgccaacaccacgaacagaacacttgaaccgttgcccatcagcacggtggaagtccctgcggtctgataagacgaaaacatggaaatatcaccgcatacatgcacattagcacccgtgtcaatTAACCAATCgggagaatgacatactgaaagaatagtgggaaatataccatacccagcatccttcatgtcagtgtctccaatgacaacattagtggtcttgccgcctttcccaagatgacgcttgtcatagcgattagggcaactaggagctcAATGATCAGGATCTCcacacacatgacaaacacctttcttcttgtcattcttcttcttgaagttcgtgtgctgtacagccttgttcttcccatcaaactttgcttttccatcaaacttgcccttgttcttgaacttgtggggctggaagtttttcttctgtaccagattggcactagatcctccctcaatacctcgagcatGTGTGTCCTTtcctctcgccttttcttccacatcaagagtaccaatgagatccggaatggaaaactcctgcctcttatgcttcagtaaggtagcaaagttcctccacgaaggaggaagcttagtgatgatacctccggcaacaaacttgtccggtagaatacaattgaagtgctcaagttctctagcaaatgactgtatctcatgagcttgctcaaccacggagcgctcttcagtcatcctgtaatcatagaattgctccatgatgtacagcttagtgccagcatccgagaccccaaacttggcctcgagtgcatcccacatatcctttccattatcaattgacacataagcatcaactatgttctcaccgagaacactcaagagagcagccttaaacagagtatccattttctgaaaagcttgtgcctgttgagcatcatgctctccttcaggtttgccaagagtggcgtcatagcaactcatggtttgaaaccataagaccgctctcacgcgccacctcttacagtggataccctcaaacataggaggtctcatggaagcagcaaaaccacttgGGGTAAATTTCCtaaaataaggtttttggattgttggaaatatgagcaatttactgaatgattttattaacagaaatactagataaagcatgactaatatagcaGGGATAAAACTAGTCATGCGATCTGAGAGAGAGAAGGTAAATAGCCTTTGCATATATGAACTATAACCAAGCTTATCTAGAGTAGACAGTAGGGCAAGTTTCGTATATGAAGTAGAACCTAACATATCTAGGGCAAACACCAGAACTAGGTATTGTGGCAGGATCTCGAACAGAAAGGAGAAGAACACATACaggacagcagcagcagcagcagcactgGACTTGCGGTCGGTGTCCtcgccagccatgtcgtcgaggagtttgtcgacgtcggggaagaagtcgtcgtcagggaagtagtcgtcggagtccggggcgtccgtgacgaagaagtcagtagtcgcgctgagcgctccccaaaaaccttatcacccttcccccgtacaggactcaaagaggtgcggtttcggaggcctactgtcccgactcacggtgcacgccgcaagccgggatgaggaAGACAGCAGCAGCTCAGCGATAGGAggcgaggcaggcggcggaggaggagcgcgcgtggatgtccctcttgttctcatcctcatacatgtgggaaagaacctcccttataaagaggcccaactccctctaaactagcaatgtgggactaaactttagtttcACCTCTttccttgcacgaatgggctgcgtgggcctctaggaCTTATTAGGAATTTAtgaaactgctattgggcttggcccaaaatagacaaaattccagcatCCACTTGGAAGACTTGGGCGCCTCTCCGCATCAAGGTGTTCACTTGGCTCGCCCTACAAGACCGTTGCTAGACGGCGGACCGTCTTGCTCGTGGCCTTCCTCATGAAGAGTGGTGTGTGCTACGTGATCAGGTTCCTGAGGATATGTAGACATGAATCACCTTCTCGCGAGCCGCCCCTTTTCTTGCCAGGTCTCGCATGAGGTGCTTTCCTGGTGCTGATCCATGGCCACACTGCCATGTCCGACGATGAGCTTCTTTGACTGGAGGATGACTTCCTGCTCACATGTCCCTACCGAGCATCGCCGAAGCCTCTCCTCCATCCTCATGCTCATGGCATGGCCCATTTGGAGACATGGTAACGGGTGCATCTTCGACGGGCAACAACCCTTCTCCTCTCGTCTTGTCCACGGCATCCAGGATGAGGCCCATCTTGGGCCAAAGCCAGTCCACTACGATGATCAACTTCTTTTCGGATATGTAATCTTTCTTGTTGTTGGGGCTGAGCATCCCCTTTCTTTCTGCTCGAGTCATCTTGCACATGTCATGCCATTAAGTAATTTCGGACGGAGGGAGCACATGCTGCATGATGCAACAACCATTGTAATTTTCCACTCTTCTTCTATTAATGGGAAATGCGCAAGCTTTGcatattcgcaaaaaaaaagtgATGAAGTCTTCTGTGTTGTGTGCAGTGTGCCGAAGCCTGGTGCTATGATTCAGGCAGCTTCCTTTTCATTTTCGTGCTCTGACAATAAACAAACATTTGCTTGTGCAGAAGTGCAGAATGATGGTATAGATAAATAATTCACTGAAAAagtaacgcccacacgtgtgggcgtttgcacatcacccacacgcctccatcaccactcattttgccacgtatgaacagatgacatcagcagaaatctttttggttttcggcTTGAAAATGTTCTATCTCCTAAttaaaaagcgaattaaaaaTTCATTTTCAtcattaaatccgtctcgacaagatattcaaaactagaccccatgttgatatgtttcgaaGAATTTTTTTcccaaaagttgccatgatgtttacactgtagtttcaatagtgcttaaactaaagttgccatgtggcaattttagtttgtagatcatggcaattttagtttttttatgatggcaattccagtactttgaccatgaaaatatttttttgtatgaaccatggccattttaagtgcatgtatcatgtCAATTTTAGTTTATGGTGCATGGCAAGTCTAGTGTCTTAATTCCCAgttttataatatgtcaaaatttactttaaaatgtagaagaaaatagctgaaacatatcatggcaacttcagtgtaaacatcatgaCAATTCATGTGTAATAGACACGGCAACTTTTAACCCAAAAGAAAATCGtcgaaatatattgatatgagatctagtttcgaagatctcgtcatgaggaatttaatggtgaaaatggatcttcaatcagatttttcatttaagagataaaacattttaaaaactgaaaatccaaaaagatttccacaTGCATGCGGTGACATGGCGTAGTCCGTGTGTTATAGGGCGTGTGGGCGGGTTAACTCTCATCACACGTATGGGCGTTAGCGTTGTCCATAATTAAATATACTCCACGAAGAAGATGTACGCCAAATTTTGGCAAACAAGATCGAAATTTAGTCAAGTCTTGAAATACTACAAAATGAAAACACTATGCTGGTCGCTCAAACGTGAATTTTCACTTATGATACCCAACCAAAAAAGGCGGTCAATGCTAAGATTAGCAAATTGATTTCATGAAAAAATCTTAGAAGCAAAAGTATATCACGCTAGTACTGATGGACAAGTATTTTCCTTGCCAAAACAACACAGGACATGCATATATGCATCCATGCAATGTTCCTTTTTTTATTGGAAAATATGACAAATTAGACTCGAAACACAACTTCAACTTAAATGACCACACAAAACTTGAATTATAACAACATTCAGCCATAGGTTATACAAAAAGGAACCACATTCAAATCCATTTACTCCAGATTATGAACACTGGTCGGGCAGATTTCCCATATGTGGGTGGTGTTTCACCAGAAATCAAATGTAGCTACCATACAATTGTTAATTAATCCTCAATATGACAATCAGATTACCCTATGCTTCATAAATTGCAAGGCTGTTACATGTTAGGACACAAACAGCTAGCGTAAAATATAAACTTACAAAAACGGCAAACACCAAAAGCAATCAAGTTTTGACAGGATAACAACCGAGATAGGCTAACATTGAAGAATAATTCTAAAATGGACAAGTGCTAGTTTCAACATACAAATGGATCAGTTAAATCCAAGTCACGGACATGATGCACATCCCAAACACCACGGGCACATTTATCAGTTGTAAAATGAAACCGAGCACCTCGTGAAGCCTTGTTTACTAGCTGAAGCTTCCTACGTTGTTCTGCCAAGAATTGTTCATTATAATCCCTGGCTCTGATCTGAAGTTTCATTAACTCCAGCACTGTAGCGTTCAGTACAAAGAATGAAGCAAATTCGATGTCAGACTTAATACCCTCATAACATTCAAATACTATTGTCTTTAGACGGATGTTAGGACATTTGGTAAGATTCCGGTGTTTGCGACCGCGCACATTTTTTTCCTTCTTTGACTCTGACTGAAAAAGAACATGGACAAATGGAAACCAACCACTTCAGTTCAGTAAGTAGATCAAATGAGCATTTGAAGGCAATGAATTATAAATGAAGAATTTTCACCTCAATATATATCTTCTCCAAGCATGGAAAGCATCGCATCAACTCGATAATTGTATCCAAACTAAGAATCTTCATATTGACAGCTAAATTCTTCACTGCGTGCACCACCGTTGTCAGTCTATCGACACGCAAGCCCTTCATCAAGCATCATAGACAAAATTAGGCCAACGACAAGTGCACATGGTTTTATTTTTCCTGCATACAGAGATGAAACTGAGAAGCCGCGTGAAGGTAACAAGTAGGATGGCCAAAGGTACCTGAataactgtggagccaaacacgaATCTAGAGAGATCATCTGGTTTGGAGATGTAAAACCCATCAGAAAGGCAGCCTagggtctccagtttaggcgcggAGACCACTGATATATGCAAACCATAGTCAAAATCAAGATGGAGCAAGCTTTGAAGGCAAGGCGCATTCTCGACAACTAGTTCCTTTAACTGGTCATTGCCTTTCCGATAGTTCTTGACAGCAAAGCTTCTAAGGGTAAGGGAGTTGATCCTGAGGCAGCAAAAGCCGAATCCATGGCTAATCAGCAAGCACTCCACAGCAGGGCAACTGGCAATCAAGCTGTGCAGTGAGCACTCCGAGATGCTGACGAGTTCAAGTCCGAGCTGCTTAAGCAGGGGGAAGTGAAGCCCTTGGACGGTGCTGTCCGGAAGGTTGCAGTTTCCGATGGTGGCAACACAGAGCGTGGCCGAGAAGCGGAACATGGACGATGGTGGCGGATGCTGCAGCGGCTGCGGTCGATAGTATGGCTTGAACCAGAACTCCAGCTCCTGGAGGTTGTCCAGAGCGGGGGTTCGGAGCCATTTGTCCACAGTAGACGCTCGGTCGCCGAGGAAGCACGAGGGGACGCAGAAGCGGTGGCAGGGGGGCGGATGCGTTGAAACCGTACGCGAGACGATGCCGGCGAGTACCTCGTTATCGGCGGGGAGGCCTTCGCAGTCGATGGTAAGAGGCGCGGAGCTCCAGATGTGGCGCCACCGGGGCGCGAGGATCTGGGTGCGAGCGCCTTGGTTGGTGGGGAGGCGGGAGACGATCTCGCCGAGGATGGTGTCGGGGAGGTTGCTGATGCGGTCGGCGCTTCCTTCATCCTCGCCCGCTCCGGGCGGCGGTTGTTGGTTGTGGGCGGAGGGGGGTGGTCCGTGGCCGGGGGCTTCCAAAGCCTCCCGGGACGGCAGCACCTCTTGGATCTTGGGCGCCGTAAATTTCGTCCTCTTCGGAATAGGACCGCGCGCCTCCATGTCTGGCCGGCGGCCGGACTAGGGCACAGGAGGGTGGACCGCCGCCGCACTCGTGGTCTCAACCTCTCAGTTTGAGtttcttttttcccttccctgtcggaggaaggaaggaaggagggcAGAGTGGTGGGCCGGGCCTTCTGCTTATGTTGCTTGCGCTGGCTGAGGTTTCCAGCTTGACGAGTAAGATTGcctttgtctcaaaaaaaaaaagagtaaGATTGCCTAACCAAAAAAAAAAACTTGACGCGCTAAGAGGAAATCCAATAGCTCCCCTCAAAACGTCTAGTAAAAGTCGTTTTACATGATGACCGTATAATTTACAGAAAGGTTTTTTTACCACTTTTCTGAGTTCTTGTAAACACTAGaagaacgcccgtgcgttgcaacggggccaCAATAATTTTAAAAGTTCAATATCAAGTATGTTAATATTACGTTTAATATTCTCATACATATTAAGTGACATTGACGACCTTTTTTACCATCAAAttctcacacacacaccctctccctccctcttcctcactctctctctccccctctccctcactcgggaggtgggacgaaaataaaccccGAACGGAtactaccaactgagacattaggagtagagatcatTTAGTTGATAAGAATAAATAGAAAACGGCGTTAAAAAGGAGAAACAGATTAGAATACATTGAAAAACCAAAAGGACGTTGTAAAAGGTGATTCGCCCTGCCCCCCGGGCCTTGCCACCGAACCGGCTCAGCGGTCCAGTCCCCGTGCGGTCGTCTTCTCCTGTTCCCCGAGCCGCGTCGCTACAGAGCCGggctcccgcccgaccacctcgctggCATTGAAGGGGAATGGATAAGGGTGACGCCCTGCCTTCCCTGCCCCCATGGCCTCACTCCTCCTCGACGCCCCCTCCCAAATCCATTTCTCCTCCTTGCTCGCTCGATCCCGTCGATCTAGACGAAGTCAGACGCCACGGCCACCATGACCGACCCCGTCCACACGGCCACTGCCCTCCCTGCGGGCTAGGAGCTTGTCGAGGAGCTCCGAACGCCTTCGCTACTTCGTCTGCGCCAACGAGATCAAGTCCAGCACCCCCGCATCGACGTCGTTGCCGTCTTCCTCAACCTTGGGCCACCGTTCGATCCGCGCCGCCCCGAGCTCCCATGTCTTCCCCTAGGGCGCCATTGACACCGCCATGATCTCCTCTTGCCTTTCCCCTGTTTCCCCTCTCGTTTGCTCTCGTTAGGTATTTCGCCGTGGCCGAgaaccgccgtccgccatggccattGCAGGGGTAGCCACCGAGCTCCTCGGATTGACCCCGTGGCACATGCCCGCTCCTATGCACGCACATGCCCGAGCCTGCCGCTCTTCTTCCACGCCCGCAGGGCCACTCCCTCTCCATGCCCACGCCCGTGCTACACCGCGTCGGTCGcgcccgccgctgccgtcgcgc
This genomic window contains:
- the LOC109783771 gene encoding F-box/FBD/LRR-repeat protein At1g13570 is translated as MEARGPIPKRTKFTAPKIQEVLPSREALEAPGHGPPPSAHNQQPPPGAGEDEGSADRISNLPDTILGEIVSRLPTNQGARTQILAPRWRHIWSSAPLTIDCEGLPADNEVLAGIVSRTVSTHPPPCHRFCVPSCFLGDRASTVDKWLRTPALDNLQELEFWFKPYYRPQPLQHPPPSSMFRFSATLCVATIGNCNLPDSTVQGLHFPLLKQLGLELVSISECSLHSLIASCPAVECLLISHGFGFCCLRINSLTLRSFAVKNYRKGNDQLKELVVENAPCLQSLLHLDFDYGLHISVVSAPKLETLGCLSDGFYISKPDDLSRFVFGSTVIQGLRVDRLTTVVHAVKNLAVNMKILSLDTIIELMRCFPCLEKIYIESESKKEKNVRGRKHRNLTKCPNIRLKTIVFECYEGIKSDIEFASFFVLNATVLELMKLQIRARDYNEQFLAEQRRKLQLVNKASRGARFHFTTDKCARGVWDVHHVRDLDLTDPFVC